From one Phocaeicola salanitronis DSM 18170 genomic stretch:
- the tatC gene encoding twin-arginine translocase subunit TatC yields the protein MTFWDHVDELRKVLFRIIGVVVAFMLFAFCFKEELFRVILAPKESDFIIYRLFDRIGEALHLTGAFTSDFQVQLINTKLSGQFLTHMSVSFYAGIVLASPYIIYQLFRFVSPALYANERRYSLRVVVWGYVLFLLGVLFSYFLVFPFTFRFLALYQVSAEVANAILLSSYIDTLVMLSLMLGITFEIPVLAWLFAKLGFLTSGFMRTYRKHALVIALIVSAIITPTSDVITLMLVAAPMALLYEASILIVRRTNK from the coding sequence TATGCTCTTTGCGTTCTGTTTTAAGGAGGAATTGTTCCGTGTCATCCTTGCGCCGAAGGAAAGCGATTTCATTATCTACCGGCTATTCGACCGCATTGGCGAAGCCTTGCATCTGACGGGAGCCTTCACGTCCGATTTTCAGGTCCAGCTCATCAACACCAAATTGTCGGGCCAGTTTCTTACCCACATGAGCGTATCCTTCTATGCGGGCATTGTATTGGCTTCTCCTTATATTATATACCAGCTGTTCCGTTTCGTTTCGCCTGCCCTTTATGCCAACGAGCGGCGTTATTCCCTGCGGGTTGTGGTGTGGGGATACGTCTTGTTTCTCTTGGGCGTGTTGTTCAGCTATTTTCTGGTATTCCCTTTTACTTTCCGTTTCCTTGCCCTTTATCAGGTCAGTGCCGAGGTGGCGAACGCGATTCTTCTCAGTTCTTATATTGATACACTTGTGATGCTGAGCCTCATGCTGGGCATCACGTTCGAGATTCCGGTCCTTGCGTGGCTTTTTGCCAAGCTGGGCTTTCTTACTTCCGGCTTCATGCGTACTTACCGCAAGCATGCCCTTGTCATCGCCTTAATCGTATCTGCCATTATTACCCCTACGTCCGATGTCATTACGCTGATGCTGGTAGCCGCTCCGATGGCCTTGCTTTACGAAGCCAGTATTCTTATTGTAAGGCGGACAAATAAATGA